The Muribaculum intestinale genome includes the window TACTGCGTTGAGCAAATCCTGGTCATGTGCTACGATGCGCGTGCGGTACTGTCCCATCCATATCATCAGGCGATTCATCACATCGTGGCTACGCCAGTAGTCAAGATTTATCAGCAATACTCCGGCATTGAAGTAAAGATAGCTTTCCGGCAGACCGAGTCGACGGTGCTTGTCGGTAAATGAACTGTTCATGTCCTCTACTGCAGCGAGCGCATAGCCTGATATATCGGTATCCCACAGGGGTTTAAGGGAGTTGAGCACAAGCAAATCGCAGTCTATGTAGATTACTTTTTTTATGTCGGAGGGTAGGATTTCAGTGAGAAAACATCTGAAATATGTAGATAGGCTTATGTAGTCGTTGTCAAAGTGAGGCAGTTCTTTTACAAGATTGTCACCCACGATGTAAAAGTTGATACGTGCGCCGAATGTATCTTCCACAATACTGCGAAGTATTTCGATATTGTCTGGCGACAGAGTAGCTGCCACTATATGGATGTTTACCTCGTTGTCGCGGTTGTTGTCGAGTAGCGAGGTAAGCATTATACCGCAATATGGTACATAGCGGTTGTCGATATTACATACAATGTCCATGGTTGGGTATGTGGATTTTATGTCAGCGTCTGACTCTTACGTATGTATTCTTTAGTCCTAACATTCCGGCTATCGGGAATGTTAGGCGGTTTATTCTGAACGCCAGGCTCGTATGCGGACGTTCACCTTTCCATTGAGTCATGTCAAGATATTTTTCATACTCTTTTTTGAAAGGGTTTATGCATTTTGCCTGCCATGGCTTTTTCCGACCGTTGAAGTGGGCTATTACCGTGGCCGGCAACTCTGTTCGGCGCTGTTCGGATGTATTGCGCCGTGTCTTCAGCTTGCGGCGCACCATGAAGTCCTGCATGTTCCATCGCATCGGCAGTTCGAGCACTTTGCCCTCGAATATCCTGTTGAGAACATCCTGGTCGTGCTGTACTATACGGTTGTTGTAATCTTTCATGCATTGACTCATCTGCTGCTGAGCGTCGTGTTTGCGCCAGTAGTCAAGATTTATCAGCATTATGCCTGCGTTAAAGTAGAGTGAATCCGGATTCATGTCAAGAGAGGTATAATGCGCCGGGTCATTACCTGTCTGATCTTCTACTGCAGCAAGCGCATAGTCTGATATGTCAGTATCCCATAGAGGACGTATGCTGCCTAATACTATTATATCGCAGTCGAGATACAAGGCTTTGTGCATGTCGGGTGATAGATGAGGCATCATGAAACACCGTATATATGTAGCGGCGGTAATATGGCTTCCCGCTACAATCGCAGGAAGATTTGCAGGGAGCTCGTCGCCGATGAA containing:
- a CDS encoding glycosyltransferase family 8 protein; the protein is MDIVCNIDNRYVPYCGIMLTSLLDNNRDNEVNIHIVAATLSPDNIEILRSIVEDTFGARINFYIVGDNLVKELPHFDNDYISLSTYFRCFLTEILPSDIKKVIYIDCDLLVLNSLKPLWDTDISGYALAAVEDMNSSFTDKHRRLGLPESYLYFNAGVLLINLDYWRSHDVMNRLMIWMGQYRTRIVAHDQDLLNAVLSKEVTYLSHRWNMQEGMLRRRRHTLPSSESTIDQEMKQPAIIHFAGKHKPWQEKCINPYKPMWERYTDMSPWKGMRPKKHIGFTINRLTFPLQDALGLRNGYRTIKLK
- a CDS encoding glycosyltransferase family 8 protein, with amino-acid sequence MATIEIICNIDHNFVKYCGVMLTSLFENNRNEKFHIHIFATDLNNKAQRILSDITERKYRQQLTFHFIGDELPANLPAIVAGSHITAATYIRCFMMPHLSPDMHKALYLDCDIIVLGSIRPLWDTDISDYALAAVEDQTGNDPAHYTSLDMNPDSLYFNAGIMLINLDYWRKHDAQQQMSQCMKDYNNRIVQHDQDVLNRIFEGKVLELPMRWNMQDFMVRRKLKTRRNTSEQRRTELPATVIAHFNGRKKPWQAKCINPFKKEYEKYLDMTQWKGERPHTSLAFRINRLTFPIAGMLGLKNTYVRVRR